A genomic region of Arachis stenosperma cultivar V10309 chromosome 9, arast.V10309.gnm1.PFL2, whole genome shotgun sequence contains the following coding sequences:
- the LOC130950633 gene encoding peroxidase A2-like, with amino-acid sequence MLSTTYNNNSFFLLTIIILLVLSSVSPSNAQLSSTFYSKTCPKVSSIVRNVIKQARKSDPRITASLTRLHFHDCFVNGCDASLLLDVGGNITQSEKTAGPNNNSARGFNVIDNIKAALNSSCPGVVSCADILALAAEASVSLEKGPSWKVLLGRRDGLTANKTGANTLLPTPFETLAQITAKFSAVNLNITDLVALSGAHTFGRAQCQFFSQRLYNFSGTGNPDPTLNATYLTTLQQSCPQNGNGSTLNNLDPSSPNTFDKNYFTNLLNNRGLLQTDQELFSTNGSSTISIVRNFANNKNAFFQAFAQAMIKMGNISPLTGTQGEIRADCKKVNGS; translated from the exons ATGCTTTCCACAacttataataataatagtttcTTTCTACTTACTATCATTATTCTCTTGGTGCTATCTTCTGTTTCTCCTTCAAATGCTCAATTGAGTTCAACCTTCTACTCTAAAACATGTCCCAAAGTGTCATCCATTGTTAGGAATGTTATTAAGCAAGCTCGGAAATCTGATCCACGTATTACCGCAAGCCTCACTAGGCTCCACTTTCATGATTGCTTTGTCAAT GGATGTGATGCGTCGCTGTTGCTAGACGTGGGTGGCAACATAACACAGAGTGAGAAAACTGCAGGTCCTAACAACAATTCCGCCAGGGGCTTTAATGTAATTGACAACATTAAAGCCGCTCTTAATTCATCATGCCCTGGTGTTGTGTCTTGCGCTGATATTCTTGCCCTTGCAGCCGAAGCTTCAGTTTCCTTG GAGAAAGGTCCTTCTTGGAAGGTACTACTTGGAAGAAGGGATGGTCTAACTGCGAACAAAACTGGAGCCAATACCCTTCTTCCTACTCCATTTGAGACTCTAGCACAGATCACAGCCAAATTCAGTGCAGTTAATCTGAACATAACGGACCTCGTTGCATTATCTG GTGCACACACATTCGGACGTGCCCAATGCCAATTCTTCTCTCAAAGGCTCTACAACTTCAGTGGCACAGGCAATCCTGATCCAACATTGAACGCTACCTATTTAACAACTCTACAACAGAGTTGTCCACAAAACGGAAACGGTTCGACTTTGAACAACTTGGACCCTTCCTCCCCCAACACATTCGACAAAAACTACTTCACGAACCTTCTCAACAACCGGGGCCTTCTCCAAACAGACCAAGAACTCTTCTCCACCAACGGATCTTCAACAATTTCAATTGTCAGAAACTTTGCTAACAATAAAAATGCCTTCTTCCAAGCATTTGCACAGGCAATGATCAAGATGGGGAATATTAGCCCCTTGACGGGAACTCAAGGTGAAATCAGAGCCGATTGTAAGAAAGTTAACGGAAGTTGA